From the Insulibacter thermoxylanivorax genome, the window TGCTTTGAACAATCGACCGGGAATAAGTCCTAAGACGAAGGCCAGAATATTACAAGTAGCCAAGGAATATAACTACAGACCCGATTATGTCGCTCAGAGTCTGGCGCGGGGCAGGACGATGACGATCGGGCTGGTGCTCTTCGATCTCTATAACCGGTCCTTCGCGCAGTTGGCCAATGCGGTGGAAGCCAGCGCCCGCAAGCGCGGTTATTCCGTCGACCTCGTGCTGACAGACAAGGATCCGGCGATTGAGAAGGAGGTCTTAAACCGGCTCCATGCGCGCAAGTCCGACGGGATCATCCTCTTCCCGATCAATGAAGGCCCGGAATTCGAGGAATACCTGCAATCGCTGGGCACGCCGATCGTGACGATCTGCAACCGCCTGTCGGATCACTGGGACTATGTCGGCATCAACGACCGGCAAGCGATGAAAGAGGCGACACAGCACGTGCTGGCGCAAGGGTATGAACATCTTGTCTATATCTGCCCTCCCCTCGCATACCGCGGCGTCACGAATATCTATACACAGGAGGAACGTTATCAAGGATGCCTGGAAGCGCTGGCTGAAGTTCCGGAGGGCCGCAAGGTCAGCCTTGAGGTGATTGAGGACAAGGATTACGTGGAGGTATTGCGCCGCATGCCCCTTGAGGAGCAGAAGACGGCGATCATGTGTTCATGCGATGCCTATGCACTGGAAGTGATGCACTATGTGCAGTACGAACGCCAATTGCGCGTACCCGACGATGTGGGGATCATCGGTTTTGACAGCATTGACGTGCTCAAGTATATCCGGCCGGAACTCACCACCGTCGAATATAATGTCGAGCAGATGGGATGCGAGGCTGTCAATCTGCTGCTCGAGCGCATCGAATCCGCCGGCAGTCAGAAAGACGTCACCGTCAAGGAGCGAAAACAGCGGATCATCGATTACAAGATCATCCAAGGGAATTCCTTGTGATCTATTAAGCGCGGATCGGCATGGCAATCGGCGATTCGTTTGCCGTGCCTTTCTTGGTATCTTTTCTCGTGTTTGTGTTAGACCCATTCACAATGATTAATGCAAAGAATGATAAATTATCAAAATGCTAAATTATGCATTGACAACGCCTTCACCGACATGATAAGTTATCATCAACAAATATAACGTGTGCGCACACGATAAAGGAGTTTGAGGATTATGTCGAAGAATCGCCTGATACTGAATGCCGATATCGAACGCGGCAAGATCAGCAAGCATATCTATGGTCATTTCTCTGAACACCTTGGCCGTTGTATCTATGAAGGAATCTGGGTCGGCGAAGACTCTCCTATTCCGAATATCAACGGCATCCGCAAGGACGTGCTGGAAGCCCTGAAGCGCATCCAGATCCCTGTCCTGCGCTGGCCCGGCGGCTGCTTCGCCGATGAATACCATTGGAAAGACGGTGTAGGACCGCGCGATCAGCGCAAGATGATGGTCAATACCCACTGGGGCGGTGTCACCGAGAACAACCATTTCGGAACGCATGAGTTCATGATGCTCTGCGAGCTCCTGGAATGCGAACCGTACATCTGCGGCAACGTCGGCAGCGGCACCGTGCAAGAGATGTCGGAATGGGTCGAATACATGACCTTCGACGGCGACTCCCCGATGTCCAGATGGCGTGCGGAGAACGGCCGCAAGGAGCCTTGGAAGCTCAAGTACTTCGGCGTGGGCAACGAAAACTGGGGCTGCGGCGGCAACATGCGCGCGGAATATTATGCGGATGAGTATCGCCGTTATCAGACCTATGTACGCAACTACGGTTCCAACCGCATCTATCGCATCGCATGCGGACCGAACGTGGATGATTACCACTGGATGGAAGTGATGATGCGCCAAGCTGGAAACTTCATGGACGGCATCAGCCTGCACTACTACACAGTGCCCGGCGAATGGAGCAACAAGGGGTCTGCTACTCAGTTTGATGAGCAGGAATGGTTCACAACTTTGAAGAAGACCCTCTTCATGGATACGCTGATTCGCAACCACTCGGCGATCATGGATCGTTATGATCCGGAGAAACGCGTCGGCTTGATCGTCGATGAATGGGGAACTTGGTACGATGTCGAACCGGGTACGAATCCGGGCTTCCTGTATCAGCAGAACACCCTGCGCGATGCACTCGTAGCCGGCATCAACTTGAACATCTTCAACAACCACAATGACCGGGTACACATGGCGAACATTGCGCAAACGATCAACGTTCTGCAAGCGGTCATCCTGACGGAAGGGGAGAAGATGATCCTTACCCCGACCTACCACGTGTTCGATATGTACAAAGTGCATCAGGATGCAACGCGCATCGATGTGTACCTCGAGAGCGAAGAGTATGTGATGGAAGATGAGAAACTGCCGAAGCTGAGTGTATCCGCATCGAAGGACGCACAAGGCCGCATCAACATCACGCTCTGCAACCTCGACCATGAGAACGGCGCAGAGGTGCCGGTGGATCTTCACGGCATCAGCAGTGTGAAGAACGTGACCGGTACAGTCCTGACCGCCGATAAGATTCAGGCGCACAACACCTTCGAGGATCCTGAGGTGGTTAAACCTGTATCCTTCGAAGACTTCAAGCTGAACGAGCAAGGCCTGAACGTTTCTATGCCGGCCAAATCGGTCGTGCTGCTGACGATCGAAGCCTAAGTTCAGGCGCAGTCTTAGGAACATCGGCCTTTAGCATCGCG encodes:
- a CDS encoding LacI family DNA-binding transcriptional regulator, whose product is MGITIKDIARICNVSVGTVDRALNNRPGISPKTKARILQVAKEYNYRPDYVAQSLARGRTMTIGLVLFDLYNRSFAQLANAVEASARKRGYSVDLVLTDKDPAIEKEVLNRLHARKSDGIILFPINEGPEFEEYLQSLGTPIVTICNRLSDHWDYVGINDRQAMKEATQHVLAQGYEHLVYICPPLAYRGVTNIYTQEERYQGCLEALAEVPEGRKVSLEVIEDKDYVEVLRRMPLEEQKTAIMCSCDAYALEVMHYVQYERQLRVPDDVGIIGFDSIDVLKYIRPELTTVEYNVEQMGCEAVNLLLERIESAGSQKDVTVKERKQRIIDYKIIQGNSL
- a CDS encoding alpha-N-arabinofuranosidase; translation: MSKNRLILNADIERGKISKHIYGHFSEHLGRCIYEGIWVGEDSPIPNINGIRKDVLEALKRIQIPVLRWPGGCFADEYHWKDGVGPRDQRKMMVNTHWGGVTENNHFGTHEFMMLCELLECEPYICGNVGSGTVQEMSEWVEYMTFDGDSPMSRWRAENGRKEPWKLKYFGVGNENWGCGGNMRAEYYADEYRRYQTYVRNYGSNRIYRIACGPNVDDYHWMEVMMRQAGNFMDGISLHYYTVPGEWSNKGSATQFDEQEWFTTLKKTLFMDTLIRNHSAIMDRYDPEKRVGLIVDEWGTWYDVEPGTNPGFLYQQNTLRDALVAGINLNIFNNHNDRVHMANIAQTINVLQAVILTEGEKMILTPTYHVFDMYKVHQDATRIDVYLESEEYVMEDEKLPKLSVSASKDAQGRINITLCNLDHENGAEVPVDLHGISSVKNVTGTVLTADKIQAHNTFEDPEVVKPVSFEDFKLNEQGLNVSMPAKSVVLLTIEA